The following are from one region of the Cytobacillus firmus genome:
- a CDS encoding DUF2627 domain-containing protein gives MIRLIALLILLLPGILAVYGIKLMRDMVFGILQSPFPYLWLQFVSGFLFLIIGLGFIAGFILYRDRKRNKVQDRFKSK, from the coding sequence ATGATAAGACTAATTGCTTTGTTAATTTTACTCCTGCCGGGCATATTGGCTGTGTATGGGATAAAATTAATGAGAGATATGGTCTTTGGCATCCTGCAAAGCCCATTTCCATATTTATGGCTTCAATTTGTGTCAGGTTTCCTTTTCTTGATTATAGGGCTTGGCTTCATCGCAGGGTTTATTCTTTATCGTGACCGAAAAAGAAACAAAGTCCAGGATCGTTTTAAATCTAAATAG
- the buk gene encoding butyrate kinase, with translation MLEQEHRILVINPGSTSTKIGVFDNEISVLEKTLRHDADVINSYESIIDQYEFRKQTILETLDHEGINISKLSAVCGRGGLLRPIEGGTYSVNDAMLGDLRAGFAGQHASNLGGILAYEIASGLNIPSFIVDPVVVDELDPIARISGFSMIERKSIFHALNQKAVARRVAKELGKKYEELNLIVTHMGGGITVGAHKKGRVVDVNNGLHGDGPFSPERAGTVPAGDLVGLCYSGSFYREEVMKKLVGQGGLVGYLGTNDAVKVEKMIENGDEKAKLVYSAMAYQVAKEIGSASAVLGGKIDAIILTGGLAYGKGFVKEISERINWIADVIVQPGENELQALAEGALRVLRGEETEKEYPGKTAGKAALK, from the coding sequence GTGCTAGAACAAGAACATCGAATTCTCGTCATCAATCCGGGATCCACTTCAACTAAGATTGGAGTTTTCGATAATGAGATCTCTGTCCTGGAGAAGACATTACGCCATGATGCAGATGTCATTAACTCTTATGAAAGTATTATCGATCAGTATGAATTCCGCAAGCAGACCATTTTAGAGACGCTGGATCATGAAGGAATCAATATTTCCAAATTAAGTGCAGTGTGCGGACGCGGCGGGCTGCTTCGCCCAATTGAAGGAGGCACGTATTCTGTTAATGATGCTATGCTTGGGGATCTTCGTGCCGGTTTTGCTGGTCAGCATGCTTCTAACCTTGGCGGAATCCTGGCATATGAGATTGCTTCGGGTTTAAATATTCCATCGTTCATTGTTGATCCGGTTGTGGTTGATGAACTGGACCCAATTGCCCGTATTTCAGGCTTTTCAATGATAGAAAGAAAAAGTATTTTCCATGCTTTGAATCAGAAAGCTGTTGCAAGGAGAGTGGCAAAGGAGCTCGGCAAAAAGTATGAGGAGCTTAACCTGATCGTCACACATATGGGCGGAGGTATTACTGTTGGCGCTCATAAAAAAGGCAGAGTAGTGGATGTCAATAACGGACTTCATGGAGACGGGCCGTTCAGTCCGGAACGGGCAGGTACAGTACCTGCCGGTGATCTGGTTGGACTTTGCTACTCCGGCAGCTTTTATCGTGAAGAAGTGATGAAGAAGCTTGTGGGACAAGGCGGTCTCGTTGGTTACCTGGGAACAAATGATGCCGTAAAGGTTGAAAAGATGATTGAAAACGGAGATGAGAAAGCAAAGCTTGTCTACTCCGCAATGGCTTATCAGGTGGCTAAGGAGATCGGTTCTGCCAGTGCAGTGCTTGGCGGAAAGATTGATGCCATTATCCTTACAGGAGGTCTTGCCTATGGCAAGGGCTTTGTAAAAGAAATCAGTGAGCGGATTAACTGGATAGCAGATGTCATCGTCCAGCCTGGTGAAAATGAGCTTCAGGCACTGGCGGAAGGTGCACTTCGCGTCCTGCGCGGTGAAGAGACTGAAAAAGAATATCCCGGAAAAACAGCTGGGAAAGCAGCATTGAAATAG
- the yqiS gene encoding phosphate butyryltransferase, with amino-acid sequence MTLDSLLTKATQYGEKTVAVAAAEDEEVLEAVAEAIKLNLASFLLFGDEGKIRKILNGKHREASESPKVEVVHTDSAAHAAELAVRAVKEQKANVLMKGNIPTAGILKAVLNKEFGLRTGNVLSHVAVFEVPGFERFTIVTDAAMNIAPDLNQKAQILKNAVHIARSIGIENPLAAPIAAVETVNPAMQATLDAAALTLMNQRGQIKDCIVDGPLALDNAISFEAAEHKGIKSKVAGQADILLVPTIEVGNALYKSLVYFAKAKVGAVIAGAKAPIVLTSRADSAESKVYSLALAICSAK; translated from the coding sequence ATGACATTGGATTCGCTTCTAACGAAAGCAACCCAATATGGTGAGAAAACGGTAGCCGTAGCTGCAGCGGAAGACGAAGAGGTTCTCGAAGCAGTTGCTGAAGCAATTAAGCTGAACTTAGCAAGTTTTTTATTGTTCGGGGATGAAGGGAAAATCCGGAAAATCCTGAACGGGAAGCATAGAGAAGCATCAGAAAGCCCTAAAGTTGAAGTCGTTCATACAGACTCGGCAGCGCATGCAGCGGAATTGGCAGTAAGGGCTGTGAAGGAACAGAAGGCCAATGTGCTGATGAAGGGTAATATCCCGACGGCAGGCATTTTAAAAGCTGTCTTAAATAAAGAATTTGGCTTAAGAACAGGAAATGTTTTATCGCATGTGGCTGTTTTTGAGGTCCCAGGTTTTGAGCGGTTTACAATCGTAACGGATGCAGCTATGAATATTGCACCTGATCTTAATCAAAAAGCACAAATATTGAAAAATGCAGTTCATATTGCAAGAAGCATAGGGATTGAAAATCCTCTGGCAGCTCCGATTGCTGCAGTCGAGACGGTTAATCCTGCTATGCAGGCTACTTTGGATGCTGCTGCATTAACTCTTATGAACCAAAGAGGGCAGATTAAAGATTGTATAGTCGATGGTCCTCTGGCTCTGGACAATGCCATTTCTTTTGAAGCAGCTGAACATAAGGGAATCAAAAGCAAAGTTGCCGGACAGGCAGATATTTTATTGGTGCCGACTATAGAAGTTGGAAATGCTTTATATAAATCACTTGTCTACTTTGCAAAAGCAAAAGTAGGAGCTGTTATAGCAGGAGCAAAAGCGCCAATCGTTCTTACTTCAAGGGCTGATTCGGCTGAAAGCAAGGTTTATTCATTGGCTTTAGCGATATGCTCAGCAAAGTAA
- the lpdA gene encoding dihydrolipoyl dehydrogenase: MAQEYDLVILGGGTGGYVAAIRASQLGLKTAIVEKGKLGGTCLHKGCIPSKALLRSAEVFATAKHSEDFGVMTSDVSINFGKVQERKNKIVDQLHKGVQHLMKQGKIDVFEGTGRILGPSIFSPMPGTISVEMNNGDENEMLIPKNVIVATGSRPRTLPGLDIDGKLVMTSDEALALEEVPSSIIIVGGGVIGIEWASMLSDFGADVTVIEYADRIIPTEDKEISKEMQRLMKKKGVKIVTGAKVLPETLQKGEGVTISAEVKGSQKEFTAEKLLVSVGRQANTEGIGIENTDIQIEKGFIAANEYFQTKESHIYAIGDVIGGLQLAHVASHEGIVAVEHIAGQDPSPIDYSLVSKCIYSSPEAASVGLTEDEAKEKGHNVKTGKFSFRAIGKALVFGESDGFVKIVADQDSDDILGVHMIGPHVTDMISEAGLARVLDATPWEVAHTIHPHPTLSEAIGEAALAVDGKAIHG; encoded by the coding sequence TTGGCACAGGAATATGATTTGGTGATTTTAGGCGGAGGCACAGGCGGTTATGTAGCAGCCATCCGTGCTTCACAGCTTGGTTTAAAAACGGCAATCGTTGAAAAAGGAAAACTTGGAGGGACTTGCCTTCATAAAGGCTGCATACCAAGCAAGGCGTTATTAAGAAGTGCTGAAGTGTTTGCAACTGCAAAGCACAGTGAAGATTTTGGCGTAATGACAAGTGATGTATCAATCAATTTTGGTAAGGTACAGGAACGAAAAAACAAAATCGTTGATCAGCTTCATAAAGGTGTTCAGCATTTGATGAAGCAAGGCAAGATTGATGTTTTTGAAGGCACAGGCCGAATTCTTGGACCTTCTATTTTCTCTCCAATGCCAGGGACAATTTCTGTTGAAATGAACAATGGGGACGAAAATGAAATGCTGATCCCTAAAAATGTTATTGTAGCAACTGGATCTCGCCCCCGCACCCTTCCAGGATTGGACATTGATGGAAAACTGGTCATGACTTCGGATGAAGCTTTAGCTTTGGAAGAAGTGCCAAGCTCCATTATCATTGTTGGCGGCGGAGTCATCGGCATCGAATGGGCTTCGATGTTATCAGACTTTGGTGCTGATGTAACAGTAATTGAATATGCTGACCGCATTATTCCTACAGAAGACAAAGAAATTTCAAAAGAAATGCAGCGCCTTATGAAGAAAAAAGGAGTCAAAATTGTTACTGGAGCAAAGGTTCTTCCTGAAACCCTTCAGAAAGGTGAAGGAGTAACGATTTCAGCTGAAGTAAAAGGTTCCCAAAAGGAATTTACCGCTGAGAAATTGCTTGTTTCAGTGGGCCGTCAGGCAAATACAGAAGGCATTGGCATTGAAAATACGGATATTCAAATTGAAAAAGGATTTATTGCCGCAAATGAATACTTCCAGACAAAGGAATCTCATATCTATGCGATTGGCGATGTCATTGGCGGACTTCAGCTGGCACATGTTGCTTCTCATGAGGGAATTGTTGCAGTGGAGCATATTGCAGGCCAGGATCCTTCTCCAATTGACTACAGCCTGGTTTCTAAATGCATTTACAGTTCACCGGAAGCAGCAAGTGTAGGATTAACAGAGGATGAAGCAAAGGAAAAAGGCCATAATGTGAAAACTGGCAAATTCTCATTCCGTGCAATCGGAAAGGCGCTTGTATTTGGCGAATCCGACGGGTTTGTAAAAATTGTGGCAGATCAAGATTCCGATGATATTCTTGGTGTCCATATGATCGGCCCTCACGTAACAGATATGATTTCAGAAGCAGGCCTTGCACGCGTTCTTGATGCAACTCCATGGGAAGTAGCACATACTATCCACCCGCATCCGACGCTATCTGAAGCAATAGGTGAAGCTGCCCTTGCTGTAGATGGGAAAGCAATCCACGGATAA
- the spo0A gene encoding sporulation transcription factor Spo0A, with amino-acid sequence MKKIKVCVVDDNRELVGLLEEYISSQEDMEVSGVAHNGQDCLDILVQTQPDVLVLDIIMPHLDGLAVLEKMRELNLNALPNVIMLTAFGQEDVTKKAVDLGASYFILKPFDMDNLASHIRQVSGKSSSFLRKPLPSYRPQAEAKPKNLDASITSIIHEIGVPAHIKGYLYLREAISMVYNDIELLGSITKVLYPDIAKKFNTTASRVERAIRHAIEVAWSRGNIDSISSLFGYTVSMTKAKPTNSEFIAMVADKLRLEHRAS; translated from the coding sequence GTGAAGAAAATAAAAGTTTGTGTTGTGGATGATAATAGGGAACTGGTCGGGCTTTTAGAGGAATATATATCTTCCCAGGAGGATATGGAAGTTTCGGGTGTTGCACATAATGGACAGGATTGCCTCGACATTTTAGTGCAGACACAGCCTGATGTTCTTGTGCTGGATATCATCATGCCTCACTTGGATGGACTTGCTGTACTCGAGAAAATGAGAGAATTAAATTTGAATGCACTTCCTAATGTAATTATGCTTACTGCATTCGGCCAGGAGGATGTCACCAAAAAGGCAGTGGATTTGGGAGCATCTTACTTTATTCTTAAACCATTTGATATGGACAATTTGGCAAGCCATATCCGTCAGGTCAGCGGAAAATCCAGCTCATTTCTCCGCAAACCCCTTCCTTCTTACCGTCCCCAGGCAGAAGCGAAGCCGAAGAACCTGGATGCCAGCATCACGAGCATCATTCATGAAATTGGCGTACCTGCTCATATTAAAGGATACTTATATCTTCGTGAAGCGATTTCAATGGTGTACAATGATATCGAACTTCTCGGTTCCATTACGAAAGTGCTGTACCCTGATATTGCTAAAAAATTCAATACGACTGCAAGCCGGGTTGAACGTGCGATCCGCCATGCGATTGAAGTTGCCTGGAGCCGCGGTAATATAGATTCGATTTCCTCTCTTTTCGGATATACAGTCAGCATGACTAAAGCAAAGCCGACTAATTCCGAGTTTATTGCCATGGTGGCAGATAAACTTCGTCTTGAGCATAGGGCTTCTTGA
- the ahrC gene encoding transcriptional regulator AhrC/ArgR, with product MNKGQRHIKIREIITNNDIETQDDLVDELKNAGFNVTQATVSRDIKELHLVKVPLMDGRYKYSLPADQRFNPLQKLKRNLMDAFVRVDTAGHLLVMKTLPGNAMAIGALIDNLDWEEILGTICGDDTCLIICKTPEDTEVISNRFLEML from the coding sequence ATGAATAAAGGGCAAAGACATATTAAAATACGCGAAATTATTACTAATAACGATATTGAAACACAGGATGACCTGGTGGATGAATTAAAAAATGCAGGGTTTAATGTTACCCAGGCGACAGTCTCAAGAGATATTAAAGAGCTTCACCTGGTAAAAGTACCTTTAATGGACGGAAGGTATAAATACAGTCTTCCAGCTGATCAGCGTTTCAATCCTCTGCAAAAACTTAAAAGAAACTTAATGGATGCCTTTGTTAGAGTGGATACTGCAGGACATCTCCTTGTAATGAAGACTCTTCCGGGAAATGCCATGGCTATTGGCGCACTGATTGATAACCTTGATTGGGAAGAGATTCTGGGGACAATTTGCGGGGATGACACATGCCTGATCATTTGCAAAACCCCTGAGGACACAGAAGTCATTTCAAACCGTTTTCTTGAAATGCTGTAG
- the bcd gene encoding branched-chain amino acid dehydrogenase, with protein MEIFKYLETYDYEQVVFCQDKQSGLKAIIAIHDTTLGPALGGTRMWTYESEDAAIEDALRLARGMTYKNAAAGLNLGGGKTVIIGDPRKDKNEEMFRAFGRYIQGLNGRYITAEDVGTTVADMDLIHEETDYVTGISPAFGSSGNPSPVTAYGVYRGMKAAAKAAFGTDSLEGKTIAVQGVGNVAFNLCRHLHEEGAQLIVTDINKEAVQRAVEEFGAKAVEPNEIYGVECDIYAPCALGATVNDDTIPQLKAKVIAGAANNQLKETRHGDLIHEMGIVYAPDYVINAGGVINVADELYGYNRERAMKKVETVYNNIEKVIDIAKRDGIPTYKAADRMVEERIERMRNSRGQFLQNGHHILSRR; from the coding sequence ATGGAAATCTTCAAATACTTAGAAACTTATGATTACGAACAAGTGGTGTTTTGCCAGGACAAACAATCAGGCCTAAAAGCTATTATTGCTATTCATGACACTACTTTAGGTCCTGCGCTTGGCGGTACACGCATGTGGACTTATGAATCTGAAGATGCAGCTATTGAGGATGCTTTGCGCCTTGCACGCGGCATGACTTATAAGAATGCTGCAGCAGGCTTAAACCTTGGCGGCGGTAAAACAGTTATTATCGGCGATCCGCGCAAAGACAAAAACGAAGAGATGTTCCGTGCTTTCGGACGTTACATCCAAGGATTAAATGGACGCTATATTACTGCAGAGGACGTAGGCACAACTGTAGCTGATATGGATCTGATCCATGAGGAAACAGATTATGTAACAGGTATTTCACCTGCCTTTGGTTCTTCGGGCAACCCTTCACCAGTTACAGCTTATGGCGTATACAGAGGAATGAAGGCAGCAGCAAAGGCTGCATTCGGAACTGACTCTTTAGAAGGCAAAACAATTGCCGTTCAGGGTGTTGGAAACGTAGCGTTCAATCTTTGCCGTCATCTGCATGAAGAAGGTGCACAGCTAATTGTAACAGATATTAATAAAGAAGCAGTTCAGCGTGCGGTTGAAGAGTTCGGGGCTAAAGCAGTTGAACCAAATGAAATTTATGGTGTTGAATGTGATATTTATGCACCATGTGCTTTAGGTGCAACAGTTAATGATGATACAATTCCACAGCTGAAAGCAAAAGTAATTGCCGGAGCTGCCAACAATCAGCTTAAAGAAACCCGCCATGGTGATTTAATCCATGAGATGGGCATTGTTTATGCACCTGATTATGTAATTAATGCAGGCGGAGTTATCAATGTTGCAGATGAGCTGTACGGATACAACCGTGAACGTGCAATGAAAAAAGTTGAAACTGTATACAATAATATTGAAAAAGTTATTGATATTGCTAAAAGGGATGGAATTCCGACATATAAAGCGGCTGACCGCATGGTTGAGGAAAGAATCGAAAGAATGCGTAATTCGCGCGGACAATTCCTCCAAAACGGCCATCATATCCTGAGCCGCAGATAG
- a CDS encoding YycC family protein: MKPLQISPETALKLAEKLNLPLEQIMHMPQHILIPKMMELEKEENK; encoded by the coding sequence GTGAAGCCGCTGCAGATATCACCTGAAACAGCATTAAAGCTCGCTGAAAAACTAAATCTTCCTCTTGAGCAAATCATGCACATGCCTCAGCATATCTTGATCCCAAAAATGATGGAGCTTGAGAAAGAAGAAAACAAATAA
- the spoIVB gene encoding SpoIVB peptidase has translation MTYDVLRKIIGGILLVSLIALGFSKPVQEYLQIPANITLFEGQQLDIAKAEAVSAGLSIDNSSVALKEGNHSISLSAKENGKNEMLLELAGFPIKKVDVNVLKDFKVIPGGQSIGVKLNTVGVLVVGHHQVNTTEGKASPGEMAGIKIGDIITEINGKKIEKMSDVAPFVQEAGKSGNPLQIIVSRESGKVKTELTPLKENGEETYKLGLYIRDSAAGIGTMTFYHPESKKYGALGHVISDMDTKKPIVVEDGQIVRSTVTSIEKGSNGNPGEKLARFSSDKEIIGNIVRNSPFGIFGELNRDMKNGIFDKPMPIALSHQVKEGAAQILTVVDNDEVQLFDIEIVSTIPQKFPATKGMVIKVTDQKLLDKTGGIVQGMSGSPIIQDGRIIGAVTHVFVNDPTSGYGVHIEWMLNEAGINIYEKAEEKAS, from the coding sequence TTGACATATGATGTTTTGCGCAAAATAATTGGTGGAATTCTCCTTGTTTCATTAATTGCTTTAGGTTTTTCCAAGCCTGTTCAGGAATATTTGCAAATACCTGCAAATATTACCCTTTTTGAAGGGCAGCAGCTGGATATTGCAAAGGCAGAAGCAGTGTCAGCCGGGCTGTCCATAGATAATTCAAGTGTGGCACTTAAAGAAGGTAACCATTCGATTTCGCTTTCAGCAAAAGAAAATGGAAAAAATGAAATGCTTCTCGAACTGGCAGGTTTTCCGATAAAGAAGGTTGATGTTAATGTCTTAAAAGATTTTAAAGTAATTCCAGGAGGCCAATCAATCGGGGTTAAACTAAATACAGTAGGTGTGTTAGTAGTGGGGCACCATCAGGTTAATACGACTGAAGGAAAAGCTTCGCCAGGAGAAATGGCCGGGATAAAAATCGGAGATATCATTACAGAAATCAATGGTAAGAAAATTGAAAAGATGTCAGATGTTGCCCCTTTTGTTCAAGAAGCAGGCAAAAGCGGCAATCCGCTCCAAATCATTGTCAGCCGTGAAAGCGGGAAGGTGAAAACGGAGCTGACTCCTCTTAAAGAAAACGGGGAAGAAACCTATAAGCTTGGTTTATATATTCGTGACTCAGCAGCAGGCATTGGGACGATGACTTTTTATCACCCGGAATCGAAAAAGTATGGAGCACTCGGACATGTTATTTCCGATATGGATACGAAAAAACCCATTGTTGTTGAAGACGGACAAATTGTAAGATCGACTGTTACTTCCATTGAAAAAGGAAGCAATGGCAATCCAGGCGAAAAACTTGCACGATTTTCCTCAGACAAAGAAATAATCGGGAATATTGTCAGGAACAGTCCTTTCGGAATTTTTGGGGAATTAAACCGGGACATGAAAAATGGGATCTTTGACAAACCGATGCCAATAGCATTATCCCATCAGGTAAAAGAGGGAGCCGCTCAAATACTGACTGTAGTGGACAATGATGAAGTACAATTGTTTGATATTGAAATTGTCAGCACGATACCGCAAAAGTTTCCGGCAACAAAAGGAATGGTCATAAAAGTGACAGATCAGAAGCTCCTCGATAAAACAGGCGGGATTGTTCAGGGGATGAGCGGAAGCCCGATCATTCAGGATGGCAGGATTATTGGAGCGGTAACCCACGTGTTTGTTAATGATCCTACTTCAGGATATGGTGTTCATATCGAATGGATGCTAAATGAAGCAGGCATCAATATATATGAAAAAGCAGAAGAAAAAGCATCCTAA
- a CDS encoding thiamine pyrophosphate-dependent dehydrogenase E1 component subunit alpha: protein MAENRHKDLGLSDEKVLEMYETMLLARRLDERMWLLNRAGKIPFVISCQGQEAAQVGAAFALDREKDYVLPYYRDMGVVLTFGMTARELMLSGFAKAEDPNSGGRQMPGHFGQKKNRIVTGSSPVTTQVPHAVGVALGGKLEGKDLVTFVTFGEGSSNQGDFHEGANFAGVHKLPVIFMCENNKYAISVPIEKQLACENVSDRAIGYGMPGITVDGNDPLEVYKAVKEAADRGRRGEGPTLVETVSYRLTPHSSDDDDRSYRAPDEVAEAKTKDPIITFGAYLKENGVMDDAIEKEINDRVMKLVNEATDYAENAPYAEAESALKHVYAEQ, encoded by the coding sequence ATGGCTGAAAACCGTCATAAAGATTTAGGTTTAAGTGATGAGAAAGTTCTTGAAATGTATGAGACGATGCTGTTAGCCCGCCGTCTTGATGAGCGCATGTGGCTTTTGAACCGTGCTGGAAAAATCCCATTTGTTATTTCATGCCAGGGGCAGGAAGCTGCGCAGGTAGGTGCCGCGTTTGCTCTTGATCGCGAGAAAGATTATGTTCTTCCATATTATCGTGACATGGGTGTTGTTTTAACATTTGGCATGACCGCAAGGGAATTAATGCTGTCAGGGTTTGCTAAAGCGGAAGATCCAAACTCAGGCGGACGCCAAATGCCTGGACACTTCGGCCAAAAGAAAAACCGAATCGTGACAGGGTCTTCTCCTGTTACTACACAGGTGCCTCATGCTGTTGGTGTCGCCCTCGGCGGAAAGCTTGAAGGGAAGGACCTGGTTACTTTTGTAACATTCGGTGAAGGCTCTTCTAACCAGGGAGATTTCCATGAAGGTGCGAACTTTGCAGGTGTTCATAAACTTCCTGTTATCTTTATGTGTGAAAATAATAAATATGCAATCTCTGTTCCGATTGAAAAGCAGCTTGCTTGCGAAAATGTGTCTGACAGAGCTATTGGCTATGGTATGCCAGGTATAACAGTTGACGGAAACGATCCGCTTGAAGTTTATAAAGCTGTGAAAGAAGCAGCAGACAGAGGCCGCCGCGGAGAAGGTCCGACATTAGTCGAAACCGTTTCATACCGTTTAACACCACACTCATCTGATGATGATGACCGAAGCTACCGTGCTCCTGATGAAGTGGCTGAAGCAAAAACAAAAGATCCGATTATTACTTTTGGCGCCTATCTGAAAGAAAATGGCGTTATGGACGATGCGATTGAAAAGGAAATCAATGACCGGGTTATGAAACTGGTAAACGAAGCAACTGATTATGCTGAAAACGCTCCATATGCAGAAGCGGAATCTGCTTTAAAGCATGTATATGCTGAACAGTAA
- a CDS encoding sigma-54 interaction domain-containing protein, giving the protein MQTVMIVGAGKGGTAILKIIKETAVLDVKAMVDIDPDAEGLLLANESGIPTGADWRQFMEQDIDIIIEVTGIEQVFIDIREARSKNTVLIPGSVAFLIAKLLEEKEELISKFRNETYKHDLIFNSTDDGMIVINNLTEIIVFNRSAERMTGIKRKDALGKKINEIITDSMLPRVMATRRIEANQEMTLANGLKIITTRIPMLGENNELMGAFAVFKDITEVVSLAEEITNLKDIQTMLQAIIQSSEEAISVVDENGKGILINPAYSRLTGLEEEKVIGKPATADISEGESVHMKVLQTRRAMRGVAMRVGPKRKDVIVNVAPVIVDGKLKGSVGVIHDVSEIQNLNRELNRARQIIRTLEAKYSFEDIIGTSEEMTIAIEQARLGAKTPATVLLRGESGTGKELFAHAIHNASDRKYNKFIRVNCAALSESLLESELFGYEEGAFSGAKRGGKRGLFEEADKGSIFLDEIGELTANTQAKLLRVLQEHEITRVGGTKPISIDVRIIAATNVNLEKGIADGTFREDLYYRLNRMPIHIPSLRRRKEDIPLLCSRLIQKINQEYGRNVEGVTEQAVDKLMAYNWPGNVRELDNILGRAIIFMNYNETQIEELHIPDLGANNPSPTIEVSEEVQNKSLNQMVEQYEARVIKQTLQKLDGNKTKTAKMLGLSVRNLYYKLEKYEIAKPGMQ; this is encoded by the coding sequence ATGCAAACAGTGATGATTGTCGGTGCGGGAAAAGGCGGTACCGCCATCCTAAAAATAATAAAAGAAACGGCAGTTCTGGATGTAAAAGCCATGGTGGATATCGACCCTGATGCCGAAGGGCTTCTGCTCGCCAATGAAAGCGGCATCCCAACCGGTGCTGATTGGCGACAGTTCATGGAACAAGATATTGACATCATTATTGAAGTTACCGGAATTGAGCAGGTGTTTATCGACATTAGGGAAGCCAGAAGCAAAAATACAGTTCTAATACCTGGAAGTGTAGCTTTTTTAATCGCGAAATTACTTGAGGAAAAGGAAGAGCTGATTTCGAAATTCAGAAATGAAACATACAAGCATGACTTGATTTTTAATTCGACCGATGATGGAATGATTGTAATAAATAACCTAACTGAAATTATAGTCTTTAATCGCAGTGCCGAGAGAATGACAGGAATAAAGAGAAAAGACGCTTTAGGGAAAAAAATTAATGAAATCATTACCGACAGCATGCTTCCCAGAGTTATGGCGACAAGGAGAATTGAAGCGAATCAGGAAATGACTTTAGCTAATGGCCTCAAGATTATTACGACAAGAATACCTATGCTCGGTGAAAATAACGAATTAATGGGTGCCTTTGCCGTTTTTAAGGATATTACAGAAGTAGTTTCACTTGCGGAAGAAATAACGAATTTGAAGGACATACAGACGATGCTTCAGGCAATTATTCAATCAAGTGAGGAAGCCATCTCAGTTGTTGATGAAAATGGGAAAGGGATTTTGATCAATCCGGCATACTCCAGGCTTACAGGTCTGGAAGAGGAAAAGGTAATCGGAAAGCCTGCTACAGCAGATATATCAGAAGGTGAAAGCGTTCATATGAAGGTCCTTCAAACGCGAAGAGCAATGAGAGGTGTGGCCATGAGGGTCGGACCAAAGAGAAAGGATGTAATTGTAAACGTTGCGCCTGTTATTGTTGATGGGAAATTAAAAGGGAGTGTTGGTGTTATTCACGACGTTTCGGAAATTCAAAATCTGAACCGTGAATTAAACCGGGCCAGACAGATTATTCGTACCCTGGAAGCGAAGTACTCATTCGAGGATATAATTGGAACATCTGAAGAGATGACCATTGCAATCGAACAGGCGAGACTTGGAGCTAAAACTCCTGCCACAGTATTGCTGAGAGGAGAGTCCGGGACAGGTAAAGAGCTATTTGCCCATGCTATACACAATGCAAGCGACCGAAAATATAACAAGTTTATCAGGGTAAATTGTGCCGCTTTATCAGAATCTCTTTTGGAAAGTGAATTATTCGGTTATGAAGAGGGGGCATTCTCGGGTGCAAAAAGAGGTGGCAAAAGAGGTTTATTTGAGGAAGCTGATAAAGGCAGTATTTTTCTGGATGAAATTGGCGAGCTGACAGCTAACACTCAGGCGAAGCTGCTCAGGGTTCTTCAGGAACATGAAATTACAAGAGTGGGAGGGACCAAGCCTATTTCAATTGATGTCCGGATTATTGCCGCGACCAATGTCAATTTAGAAAAAGGAATTGCAGACGGCACCTTTAGGGAAGACTTATACTACAGGCTGAATAGAATGCCCATACATATTCCTTCTTTAAGACGCAGGAAGGAGGATATTCCTTTGCTGTGCAGCAGACTTATTCAAAAGATAAACCAGGAATATGGACGGAATGTAGAAGGTGTGACAGAACAAGCAGTTGATAAGCTAATGGCCTATAATTGGCCGGGGAATGTGAGGGAACTTGATAATATCCTGGGCAGAGCCATCATTTTTATGAATTACAACGAAACGCAAATAGAAGAACTGCATATTCCGGATCTGGGTGCCAATAATCCGTCACCCACTATTGAAGTAAGTGAAGAAGTGCAAAATAAATCATTAAATCAGATGGTTGAGCAATATGAGGCAAGGGTAATCAAGCAAACTCTTCAAAAGCTGGATGGAAATAAAACTAAGACAGCTAAAATGCTTGGACTCTCAGTCAGGAACCTTTACTACAAATTGGAGAAATACGAAATTGCAAAACCTGGCATGCAATAG